The proteins below are encoded in one region of Salvelinus fontinalis isolate EN_2023a chromosome 10, ASM2944872v1, whole genome shotgun sequence:
- the LOC129863972 gene encoding EGF-containing fibulin-like extracellular matrix protein 2 isoform X1 encodes MLSCSGHHMGGTEHGKQPIYSLNWDTCTHDRPILSITVCAIVKLHFSLALLSFSQILEYHFASPPCVVGLCQYIYVLLIQVYVCDCDRVTPQHLFVCLLPALCLFVCLCVFMCSMRRTFVLLCVCVSLSLFHHTKSQSPPEGDSLMECTDGYEWDVESQHCKDINECQTIVEACQGEMKCFNHYGGYLCLPRSASVITAPEPSSQSVAILPMESNEAFSPCPVGYDAQGEGCVDMDECVLDLHDCQPSQQCVNTVGTYSCQCPDGYSKIGIECVDIDECRYRYCQHRCVNVPGSFSCECEPGFQLAGNNHSCVDVNECEMGTPCQQKCYNTYGTFLCRCEPGYELGPDGHSCNDVDECSYSSYMCQFQCVNDPGRFSCICPEGYQLQGTRLCQDVNECETDKDQCGEGQTCINIHGGYQCTDSNLCREPYVLTRALLSDNRCVCPVIKPECRDLPFSIVHRYMSITSERSVPSDIFQIQATRVYPGVYNTFRIRSGDHNGEFYIRQMNNISAVLVLARAVTGPIEYTLDLEMVSVNPLISYQTSSALRLSVFVGPYTF; translated from the exons ATGCTGTCGTGTTCAGGTCACCACATGGGAGGAACTGAACATGGAAAACAACCCATCTACAGTCTGAACTGGGATACATGCACACATGATAGACCAATACTAAGTATCACTGTTTGTGCCATTGTCAAACTtcatttctctctcgctctcttgtctTTCTCACAGATTCTGGAATATCACTTTGCTTCCCCTCCCTGTGTTGTTGGTCTTTGCCAGTACATTTATGTACTACTGATtcaggtgtatgtgtgtgattgtgaTCGAGTGACTCCACAgcatttgtttgtctgtctgctacctgctctctgtttgtttgtttgtttgtgtgtgtttatgtgtagtATGCGGAGAACATTTGtgttgttatgtgtgtgtgtgagtttgtcccTCTTCCACCATACAAAGTCTCAATCGCCTCCTGAAGGTGACAGCCTCATG gagtgcACAGATGGTTATGAGTGGGATGTTGAGAGTCAGCATTGTAAAG ATATCAATGAGTGTCAGACCATTGTGGAGGCCTGCCAGGGGGAGATGAAGTGTTTTAACCACTATGGTGGTTACCTGTGTCTCCCACGCTCTGCCTCTGTCATCACCGCCCCTGAACCATCCAGCCAATCAGTGGCCATCCTGCCAATGGAGTCCAACGAGGCCTTCAGCCCCTGTCCTGTAGGCTACGATGCCCAAGGGGAGGGCTGTGTAG acatGGACGAGTGTGTACTCGATCTTCATGACTGCCAGCCCAGCCAGCAGTGCGTTAACACTGTGGGCACCTACAGCTGCCAGTGTCCAGATGGATACAGCAAAATTGGTATTGAGTGTGTGG ACATTGATGAGTGTAGATACAGGTACTGTCAGCATCGCTGTGTAAACGTACCTGGCTCTTTCTCCTGTGAGTGTGAACCTGGGTTTCAGTTGGCTGGAAacaaccattcatgtgtgg ATGTGAACGAGTGTGAGATGGGCACCCCCTGTCAGCAGAAATGTTACAACACGTATGGCACCTTTCTCTGTCGCTGTGAACCGGGCTACGAGCTGGGACCAGACGGACACTCATGCAATG ATGTAGACGAGTGCAGCTACTCCAGTTACATGTGCCAGTTCCAGTGTGTTAACGATCCAGGGAGGTTCTCCTGTATCTGTCCAGAGGGGTACCAGCTACAGGGCACCAGACTCTGCCAAG atGTGAATGAGTGTGAAACAGACAAAGACCAGTGTGGAGAGGGCCAGACCTGTATTAACATCCATGGGGGTTATCAGTGCACCGATTCCAACCTCTGTCGAGAGCCCTATGTGCTGACAAGAGCCCTATTGTCTGACAA CCGCTGTGTTTGCCCGGTCATCAAGCCTGAGTGTCGTGACCTCCCCTTCTCCATCGTCCACCGTTACATGAGCATCACCTCAGAGCGCTCTGTCCCCTCAGACATCTTCCAGATCCAGGCCACCCGCGTCTACCCTGGAGTCTACAACACCTTCCGCATCCGCTCTGGGGACCACAATGGGGAATTCTACATACGG CAAATGAACAACATCAGTGCTGTGCTGGTCCTGGCCCGTGCTGTGACCGGTCCAATAGAGTACACCCTGGATCTGGAGATGGTGTCTGTCAATCCCCTCATCAGCTACCAGACCAGCTCTGCCCTACGACTGTCTGTCTTTGTAGGACCTTACACCttctga
- the LOC129863972 gene encoding EGF-containing fibulin-like extracellular matrix protein 2 isoform X2: MCSMRRTFVLLCVCVSLSLFHHTKSQSPPEGDSLMECTDGYEWDVESQHCKDINECQTIVEACQGEMKCFNHYGGYLCLPRSASVITAPEPSSQSVAILPMESNEAFSPCPVGYDAQGEGCVDMDECVLDLHDCQPSQQCVNTVGTYSCQCPDGYSKIGIECVDIDECRYRYCQHRCVNVPGSFSCECEPGFQLAGNNHSCVDVNECEMGTPCQQKCYNTYGTFLCRCEPGYELGPDGHSCNDVDECSYSSYMCQFQCVNDPGRFSCICPEGYQLQGTRLCQDVNECETDKDQCGEGQTCINIHGGYQCTDSNLCREPYVLTRALLSDNRCVCPVIKPECRDLPFSIVHRYMSITSERSVPSDIFQIQATRVYPGVYNTFRIRSGDHNGEFYIRQMNNISAVLVLARAVTGPIEYTLDLEMVSVNPLISYQTSSALRLSVFVGPYTF, from the exons atgtgtagtATGCGGAGAACATTTGtgttgttatgtgtgtgtgtgagtttgtcccTCTTCCACCATACAAAGTCTCAATCGCCTCCTGAAGGTGACAGCCTCATG gagtgcACAGATGGTTATGAGTGGGATGTTGAGAGTCAGCATTGTAAAG ATATCAATGAGTGTCAGACCATTGTGGAGGCCTGCCAGGGGGAGATGAAGTGTTTTAACCACTATGGTGGTTACCTGTGTCTCCCACGCTCTGCCTCTGTCATCACCGCCCCTGAACCATCCAGCCAATCAGTGGCCATCCTGCCAATGGAGTCCAACGAGGCCTTCAGCCCCTGTCCTGTAGGCTACGATGCCCAAGGGGAGGGCTGTGTAG acatGGACGAGTGTGTACTCGATCTTCATGACTGCCAGCCCAGCCAGCAGTGCGTTAACACTGTGGGCACCTACAGCTGCCAGTGTCCAGATGGATACAGCAAAATTGGTATTGAGTGTGTGG ACATTGATGAGTGTAGATACAGGTACTGTCAGCATCGCTGTGTAAACGTACCTGGCTCTTTCTCCTGTGAGTGTGAACCTGGGTTTCAGTTGGCTGGAAacaaccattcatgtgtgg ATGTGAACGAGTGTGAGATGGGCACCCCCTGTCAGCAGAAATGTTACAACACGTATGGCACCTTTCTCTGTCGCTGTGAACCGGGCTACGAGCTGGGACCAGACGGACACTCATGCAATG ATGTAGACGAGTGCAGCTACTCCAGTTACATGTGCCAGTTCCAGTGTGTTAACGATCCAGGGAGGTTCTCCTGTATCTGTCCAGAGGGGTACCAGCTACAGGGCACCAGACTCTGCCAAG atGTGAATGAGTGTGAAACAGACAAAGACCAGTGTGGAGAGGGCCAGACCTGTATTAACATCCATGGGGGTTATCAGTGCACCGATTCCAACCTCTGTCGAGAGCCCTATGTGCTGACAAGAGCCCTATTGTCTGACAA CCGCTGTGTTTGCCCGGTCATCAAGCCTGAGTGTCGTGACCTCCCCTTCTCCATCGTCCACCGTTACATGAGCATCACCTCAGAGCGCTCTGTCCCCTCAGACATCTTCCAGATCCAGGCCACCCGCGTCTACCCTGGAGTCTACAACACCTTCCGCATCCGCTCTGGGGACCACAATGGGGAATTCTACATACGG CAAATGAACAACATCAGTGCTGTGCTGGTCCTGGCCCGTGCTGTGACCGGTCCAATAGAGTACACCCTGGATCTGGAGATGGTGTCTGTCAATCCCCTCATCAGCTACCAGACCAGCTCTGCCCTACGACTGTCTGTCTTTGTAGGACCTTACACCttctga